The sequence CTTATCACGCAGATTAATTGTATGAAAATCCATAACAGGGGAATactgctttttttttattttctatttgctatttttaaaaaaaaacggCATTTACCAAACATTTTATCATCTATAACTGCAAAGGGTTGTACATATTTGTGTTTCGATAAACATACGCTGTCCTTTAAGACcatataattcaaaaataaatatatcagtAACAGAACGTTTCTTAGAAGAGCGTCCTCCCTTAGGTATTACACCGTGCaatgttttttccttttctcaTTTGTCATACGCGTATatgtttaaatttaaaatttaagatTTTAAAATAAGTGTCAATTATTTGCAGATACTTTAActagctaaaaaaaaaaatatatatatatatatatatatgcatacacacTACTATAAATAAAAGCACAATGACCGCCCTCTATTTGCTCTTctcgttttttcttttggGCTCACTTAATGAGAACAAATACCTAAACGCGAAAGTAATACATCGTCCGATTAATGTATACTATAAAGATTATTCTGCACATTTGCCAAATGAGCAGAGagataaattaatgaaaatccTTTTGAATAATGAGtataatgaagaaaaggATGAAgtggaaaatattattgatataaaaaaaatatatgaaaaagaaaaagaccTAGAAAACTTATTGAGCAAACAGACAAATTTATccaaaataattaaagaagAGTTAAGGGGATACCTTAAAAAAAGTGATACTcaaaaggaacaaaaaaaaaaattgaacaatgttaagaaaatttttttgcataaCGCTTTTTGCTTTCTctgatttatatatttttatagacCGAAAAATGTCCGTTAAATATGACCACgaggaaaaaaatgataattctGGCATAGAACAAAACTCGAAAAAAGGAGGGCACGTTTTTGATGTTAACACGCACATAGACGGTAACTAATGAAACCATACATTTTCTTCGTGTTTACCCGCTGGAACAAGTTTTCCTGTTTCTCATTTTGCGTGGGTGCATATGTTAGCCTGCTTCTCTGTTCACAGATGAGCGTGCATAcccacacacatatacatatatatacacatgtatggTTTATCCCGTGTGAACATGCCCCTTTCATCTTGTTCTACACAGTTTCTATGGACTCCATGAGGGAACCGCTAGTCGTAATTAAAATACCATCACTAAATTTTTACGATTTAATTGAGGTTAgagtatatttaaataattttaccaTTATATTGCCATATCCCGTATGTTGTAATGTAATTGTGTAGGCGTACTTTCATTTACTACTTTCATGTACTTTGTTTACATTTGTTTTTCTTGTACGCATTTTgcttgtatgtatatttttcgtAGATTCAACATGACGTAGGAAACTTAATAAGTGTTAATAATGAAGAACTATTCTACTAAGACTTAACCCCATTTTATCCACTGATCAAATATGTTAGTATTTGTTACTAcgctttttcctttttgtataCGCGTTCGTCAGAAGACCTGCCTATGTATACATGGATGTATGTATCTATATAacactatatatttttttttaaataaaataaaaaaaaaaaaaaaaatgtcctTGTTCGATTTTTcatgaattattttatcatctTCCATATTGGGAGCTtctctatttatttatatatattttcatatctttttttttttttttttttttttgtgtgtgcGTTTGCCTGTGTTTGCCTGTGTTTGCCTGTGTTTGTCTATGCTTGTCTATGCTTGTCTGTGCTTGTTTTATGTTTCTTTTGCTAAATTTTCACATATTAACCACGAAACAGTGagtttgaaaaaataaaatatttaaaacttatgtatttt comes from Plasmodium malariae genome assembly, chromosome: 7 and encodes:
- the PmUG01_07031800 gene encoding conserved Plasmodium protein, unknown function: MTALYLLFSFFLLGSLNENKYLNAKVIHRPINVYYKDYSAHLPNEQRDKLMKILLNNEYNEEKDEVENIIDIKKIYEKEKDLENLLSKQTNLSKIIKEELRGYLKKNRKMSVKYDHEEKNDNSGIEQNSKKGGHVFDVNTHIDVSMDSMREPLVVIKIPSLNFYDLIEIQHDVGNLISVNNEELFY